One region of Paenibacillus polymyxa M1 genomic DNA includes:
- the rpmC gene encoding 50S ribosomal protein L29, protein MKASEFRNLTTAEIEQKISGFKEELFNLRFQLATGQLDNPTRIGAVRKEIARAKTVIRERELGIS, encoded by the coding sequence ATGAAGGCTAGTGAATTCCGCAACCTTACCACTGCTGAAATCGAACAAAAGATCTCTGGTTTTAAAGAAGAACTTTTCAACCTTCGTTTTCAACTCGCTACCGGTCAGCTTGATAACCCGACTCGGATCGGTGCTGTGCGTAAGGAAATTGCTCGTGCTAAAACTGTGATCCGTGAAAGAGAACTTGGGATTAGCTAA
- the rplP gene encoding 50S ribosomal protein L16, with amino-acid sequence MLVPKRVKHRKQQRGHMKGRAKGGTTLNFGEYGLQATEPAWITNRQIEAARIAMTRYIKRGGKVWIKIFPDKPITQKPLEVRMGSGKGNVEKWVAVVKPGKIMFELAGVPEEIAREAMRLAAHKLPIKTKFVKREELGGEANEG; translated from the coding sequence ATGTTGGTACCTAAACGCGTAAAACATCGTAAACAACAACGTGGTCACATGAAGGGTCGTGCAAAAGGCGGTACTACACTGAACTTTGGTGAGTACGGTTTGCAAGCTACTGAACCAGCATGGATCACTAACCGTCAAATCGAAGCTGCTCGTATTGCGATGACTCGTTACATCAAACGTGGTGGTAAGGTTTGGATTAAAATTTTCCCTGACAAACCAATTACTCAAAAGCCTCTTGAGGTTCGTATGGGTAGTGGTAAAGGTAACGTAGAAAAATGGGTTGCAGTAGTGAAACCAGGTAAGATCATGTTTGAACTTGCTGGTGTACCGGAAGAGATTGCTCGTGAAGCAATGCGTCTTGCCGCTCACAAACTGCCAATCAAAACTAAGTTTGTGAAACGTGAAGAATTGGGTGGTGAAGCAAATGAAGGCTAG
- the rpsC gene encoding 30S ribosomal protein S3 — MGQKVNPVGLRIGIIRDWESKWYAGKDFGDLLLEDVKIREHLKKRLKDSAVSRVEIERAANRVNVTIHTAKPGMVIGKGGSEVENLRNEITKIAGGKKVHINISEIKNPELDAILVAESIAQQLERRVSFRRALKQAIQRTMRSGAKGIKTQVGGRLGGAEIARSEGYSEGTVPLHTLRADIDYGTAEAHTTYGRLGVKVWIYRGEVLPPAKKQAPQEGGN; from the coding sequence GTGGGCCAAAAGGTAAATCCCGTCGGACTCCGAATCGGTATTATCCGTGATTGGGAATCCAAATGGTATGCAGGCAAAGATTTCGGTGATCTTTTGCTGGAAGACGTTAAGATTCGTGAGCATCTGAAGAAAAGATTGAAAGACTCCGCTGTATCCCGTGTTGAAATCGAGAGAGCAGCTAACCGTGTCAACGTAACGATTCACACTGCGAAACCAGGTATGGTTATCGGTAAGGGTGGTTCCGAAGTTGAAAATCTGCGTAATGAAATCACTAAAATCGCAGGCGGTAAAAAGGTACACATCAATATCTCTGAAATTAAAAATCCTGAACTGGATGCAATTCTTGTTGCTGAAAGCATTGCACAACAATTGGAACGTCGTGTTTCTTTCCGTCGTGCGTTGAAACAAGCAATTCAAAGAACTATGCGTTCCGGTGCAAAAGGAATTAAAACTCAAGTAGGCGGACGTCTTGGCGGTGCCGAAATCGCTCGTTCCGAAGGATACAGCGAAGGAACTGTTCCACTGCATACACTTCGTGCTGACATCGACTACGGTACAGCAGAAGCTCATACTACTTATGGCCGTCTTGGCGTAAAAGTATGGATCTATCGTGGAGAGGTTCTTCCTCCAGCTAAGAAACAAGCTCCTCAGGAAGGAGGCAACTAA
- the rplV gene encoding 50S ribosomal protein L22, whose amino-acid sequence MEAKAHAKSVRISARKVKLVIDLIRGKQVGEAIAILRHTPKSASPVVEKLLNSAIANADHNYSMDVNKLVVSEVFVNQGPTMKRFRPRAMGRASRINKRTSHITLVVSEK is encoded by the coding sequence ATGGAAGCAAAAGCACATGCTAAATCCGTGCGGATTTCCGCTCGCAAAGTGAAACTTGTTATCGATTTGATTCGTGGCAAGCAGGTAGGTGAGGCGATTGCAATTCTTCGTCACACTCCGAAATCCGCTTCTCCAGTCGTTGAGAAATTGTTGAATTCTGCTATCGCGAACGCAGATCACAACTACTCTATGGACGTAAATAAATTGGTAGTGTCTGAGGTTTTTGTAAACCAAGGTCCTACAATGAAACGATTCCGCCCGCGTGCAATGGGTCGTGCAAGCCGCATCAATAAACGCACCAGTCATATTACTCTGGTGGTATCTGAAAAATAA
- the rpsS gene encoding 30S ribosomal protein S19 gives MGRSLKKGPFIDGYLLKKVEVLNESDKKVVIKTWSRRSTIFPQFIGHTFGVYDGRKHVPVYVTEDMVGHKLGEFAPTRTYKGHTDDDKKTRR, from the coding sequence ATGGGTCGCAGTCTCAAAAAAGGACCATTTATTGATGGTTACCTGTTGAAAAAAGTAGAGGTTTTGAACGAGTCTGACAAAAAAGTCGTGATCAAAACTTGGTCCCGTCGCTCTACGATTTTCCCGCAATTTATCGGACACACGTTTGGTGTATATGATGGTCGTAAACACGTGCCTGTATACGTAACGGAAGATATGGTTGGACACAAATTGGGCGAATTCGCTCCAACGCGTACGTACAAAGGCCATACGGATGACGATAAGAAAACAAGAAGATAA
- the rplB gene encoding 50S ribosomal protein L2, with amino-acid sequence MPIKKYKPTSPARRAMSVSTFEEITTNQPEKSLLAPLSKQAGRNNQGKITVRHHGGGHKRKYRIIDFKRNKDGIPGRVATIEYDPNRTSNIALIHYVDGEKRYIIAPKGLKVGDIVVSGPDSDIKIGNSLPLENIPVGTVIHNIELKPGKGGQLVRAAGTEAQLLGKEEKYVTIRLTSGEVRRILKVCRATIGSVGNEDHELVKIGKAGRSRWLGQRPEVRGVVMNPNDHPHGGGEGRAPIGRKSPMSPWGKPTLGYKTRKKGKASDKYIVRRRTK; translated from the coding sequence GTGCCAATTAAAAAGTATAAACCGACGTCCCCGGCCAGACGTGCAATGTCTGTATCTACTTTCGAGGAGATCACAACAAATCAGCCCGAGAAATCGTTGCTGGCACCTCTGAGCAAGCAAGCTGGACGTAATAACCAAGGTAAAATTACAGTTCGTCATCATGGCGGCGGACACAAACGTAAATACCGTATTATTGACTTCAAACGTAACAAAGATGGAATACCGGGCCGCGTTGCTACGATCGAATATGATCCAAACCGTACGTCCAACATCGCACTTATCCACTATGTGGATGGTGAAAAACGTTACATCATCGCTCCTAAAGGTCTGAAAGTAGGAGATATAGTGGTATCCGGTCCGGACTCCGATATTAAAATCGGTAACTCCTTGCCATTGGAAAATATTCCAGTAGGTACGGTTATCCACAATATCGAATTGAAACCGGGTAAAGGTGGCCAACTTGTTCGTGCTGCTGGTACGGAAGCCCAACTTCTTGGTAAAGAAGAGAAGTATGTTACAATTCGTTTGACCTCTGGTGAAGTGCGTCGCATTCTGAAAGTTTGCCGTGCTACAATTGGATCTGTTGGTAACGAAGACCACGAACTTGTTAAAATCGGTAAAGCTGGTCGTAGTCGTTGGTTGGGACAACGTCCTGAAGTTCGCGGTGTTGTTATGAACCCTAACGATCACCCACACGGTGGTGGTGAAGGTCGCGCTCCAATCGGACGTAAATCTCCAATGTCTCCATGGGGTAAACCAACCCTTGGTTACAAGACACGTAAAAAAGGCAAAGCATCTGATAAGTACATCGTTCGTCGTCGTACTAAGTAA
- the rplW gene encoding 50S ribosomal protein L23, whose product MKDPRDIIKRPIITERTAGMMNDLKYVFEVDIRSNKVEVKKAIEAIFNVKVSNVNTLRVPAKPKRYGRHSGYTSEWKKAFVTLSKDSKPLEFFETV is encoded by the coding sequence ATGAAGGATCCTCGTGATATTATCAAACGTCCGATTATCACCGAACGTACGGCTGGTATGATGAATGACTTGAAATATGTTTTCGAAGTTGACATTCGTTCCAATAAAGTCGAAGTTAAAAAAGCAATCGAAGCGATTTTTAACGTGAAAGTAAGTAACGTTAATACACTTCGTGTGCCTGCGAAACCAAAACGCTACGGTCGTCATTCCGGCTATACGAGCGAGTGGAAGAAAGCGTTCGTAACGCTGAGCAAAGACAGTAAGCCGCTTGAGTTTTTTGAAACAGTATAA
- the rplD gene encoding 50S ribosomal protein L4: MPKVALFNISGSQVGEIELNDAVFGIEPNKHVLHDAVVMQLASLRQGTHKVKGRSEVRGGGRKPWKQKGTGRARQGSIRAPQWVGGGTVFGPTPRSYAYKLPKKVRRLAIKSALSSKVIENEIIVLDALTLNGPKTKEFAAILNNLKADRKALIVAPSYDDNVALSARNIPGVKFVAADGINVLDVLGHDKLIITKEAVQKVEEVLA; this comes from the coding sequence ATGCCAAAAGTAGCACTATTTAATATTAGTGGCAGCCAAGTTGGCGAAATTGAATTGAACGATGCAGTGTTCGGTATCGAACCGAATAAACACGTTCTTCATGACGCTGTTGTTATGCAATTGGCTTCCCTGCGTCAAGGTACTCACAAAGTAAAAGGACGTTCTGAAGTACGTGGCGGCGGACGTAAACCTTGGAAACAAAAAGGTACTGGTCGCGCTCGTCAAGGTTCAATTCGTGCACCACAATGGGTTGGTGGCGGTACTGTATTCGGTCCGACTCCACGCAGCTATGCTTACAAATTGCCTAAAAAAGTTCGTCGTCTGGCGATCAAATCGGCACTGTCATCCAAAGTGATTGAGAATGAAATCATCGTATTGGACGCTCTTACACTGAACGGACCTAAAACGAAAGAATTCGCAGCCATTTTGAATAACCTTAAAGCTGATCGTAAAGCATTGATTGTAGCTCCTAGCTATGATGACAATGTAGCACTGTCCGCTCGTAATATTCCTGGTGTGAAGTTTGTAGCCGCAGACGGCATTAATGTTCTTGATGTGCTCGGACACGACAAACTGATCATTACGAAGGAAGCAGTTCAGAAGGTAGAGGAGGTGCTCGCGTAA
- the rplC gene encoding 50S ribosomal protein L3: MKGILGKKLGMTQVFTPEGNVLAVTVIEAGPCVVLQKKDLENDGYEAIQLGFSDKKEKRSNKPEAGHAKKANTAPKRYVRELRGIDLAAYEVGQELKADVFTEGEFVDVTGISKGKGFAGVIKRWGQSRGPMAHGSRYHRGPGSMGSIQANRVPKGKHLPGHMGHETVTIQRLEVVKIDTERNVLLVKGSIPGPKNSFVKVLETVKK, from the coding sequence ATGAAAGGTATCTTAGGAAAAAAACTCGGAATGACTCAAGTGTTTACCCCTGAAGGTAACGTACTTGCTGTTACGGTTATCGAAGCTGGTCCTTGTGTTGTTCTGCAAAAGAAAGATCTGGAAAACGATGGATACGAAGCTATCCAACTCGGATTCTCTGATAAAAAAGAAAAAAGATCCAACAAACCTGAAGCAGGGCATGCTAAAAAAGCAAATACTGCACCTAAGCGCTACGTTCGTGAACTTCGTGGCATCGACCTTGCTGCGTACGAGGTTGGCCAAGAACTGAAGGCTGATGTCTTCACAGAAGGCGAATTCGTTGACGTAACAGGTATTTCTAAAGGTAAAGGTTTTGCCGGCGTTATCAAACGTTGGGGACAAAGCCGCGGACCAATGGCACACGGCTCGCGTTACCACAGAGGTCCAGGTTCTATGGGTTCCATTCAAGCTAACCGCGTTCCTAAAGGTAAACACTTGCCAGGACACATGGGGCATGAAACGGTAACGATTCAACGCCTTGAAGTTGTTAAGATCGATACAGAACGTAATGTATTGCTCGTGAAAGGTTCCATTCCAGGACCTAAAAACAGCTTCGTTAAAGTATTAGAAACGGTGAAAAAATAA
- the rpsJ gene encoding 30S ribosomal protein S10, translating to MAKQKIRIRLKAYDHRILDQSAEKIVETAKRSGAGVSGPIPLPTEKQIITILRAVHKYKDSREQFEMRTHKRLIDIVNPTPQTVDALMRLDLPSGVDIEIKL from the coding sequence ATGGCAAAGCAAAAAATTCGTATTCGTTTGAAAGCTTACGATCACAGAATTCTTGATCAATCCGCTGAGAAAATTGTTGAAACAGCTAAACGTTCGGGTGCAGGTGTTTCCGGACCAATTCCGCTGCCAACTGAAAAACAAATCATTACTATTCTCCGTGCGGTACACAAGTACAAGGATTCTCGGGAACAATTCGAAATGCGCACACACAAGCGTTTGATCGACATTGTTAATCCGACTCCACAAACTGTGGATGCCTTGATGCGCTTGGACCTGCCGTCCGGTGTAGATATCGAAATTAAATTGTAA
- the tuf gene encoding elongation factor Tu has protein sequence MAKAKFERNKPHVNIGTIGHVDHGKTTLTAAITTVLSKTYGGAAVAFDQIDKAPEERERGITISTAHVEYETPNRHYAHVDCPGHADYVKNMITGAAQMDGAILVVSAADGPMPQTREHILLSRQVGVPYIVVFLNKCDMVEDEELLELVEMEVRDLLSEYDFPGDDTPITRGSAREALQNPDGDWAKKIVEMFETIDTYIPTPERDTDKPFLMPVEDVFSITGRGTVATGRVERGTVKVGDEIEIIGIQEESRKSVVTGVEMFRKLLDSAQAGDNIGALLRGVDRAQIERGQVLAKPGSVNPHTEFSAQIYVLTKEEGGRHKPFFTGYRPQFYFRTTDVTGIITLPEGSEMVMPGDNITVTVQLISPIAIEEGTKFSIREGGRTVGAGAVATISK, from the coding sequence ATGGCAAAGGCTAAGTTTGAACGTAACAAACCGCACGTTAATATCGGTACAATTGGTCACGTCGATCATGGTAAAACAACTTTGACTGCTGCAATCACAACTGTACTTTCCAAAACTTACGGTGGTGCTGCTGTAGCATTCGATCAAATCGATAAAGCTCCAGAAGAGCGCGAACGCGGTATCACAATCTCCACTGCACACGTGGAATACGAAACGCCTAACCGTCACTATGCACACGTTGACTGCCCAGGTCACGCCGACTATGTTAAAAACATGATCACTGGCGCTGCACAAATGGACGGAGCGATTCTGGTTGTATCCGCAGCTGACGGTCCTATGCCGCAAACTCGCGAACACATCCTCTTGTCCCGTCAAGTAGGTGTTCCATACATCGTTGTATTCCTGAACAAATGCGACATGGTTGAAGACGAAGAGTTGCTGGAATTGGTTGAAATGGAAGTTCGCGACTTGCTGAGCGAGTATGACTTCCCAGGCGACGACACTCCAATCACTCGTGGTTCCGCTCGTGAAGCACTGCAAAACCCAGATGGCGACTGGGCTAAGAAAATCGTTGAAATGTTCGAAACAATCGACACTTACATCCCAACTCCAGAACGCGACACTGACAAGCCTTTCCTTATGCCTGTCGAGGACGTATTCTCCATCACTGGTCGTGGTACAGTTGCTACAGGCCGTGTAGAGCGTGGTACTGTTAAAGTGGGCGACGAAATCGAAATCATCGGTATTCAAGAAGAATCCCGTAAATCCGTAGTAACAGGCGTAGAAATGTTCCGTAAATTGCTTGACTCCGCTCAAGCTGGTGACAACATCGGCGCACTGCTTCGCGGTGTAGATCGTGCACAAATCGAGCGTGGCCAAGTATTGGCTAAACCAGGTTCTGTTAACCCACATACAGAATTCTCTGCTCAAATCTACGTTTTGACTAAAGAAGAAGGCGGACGTCACAAACCTTTCTTCACTGGTTACCGTCCACAGTTCTACTTCCGTACAACTGACGTAACTGGTATCATTACTCTGCCAGAAGGTTCCGAAATGGTAATGCCTGGTGATAACATTACGGTTACTGTTCAACTGATCAGCCCAATCGCGATTGAAGAAGGAACTAAGTTCTCCATTCGTGAAGGTGGACGTACAGTTGGTGCAGGCGCTGTAGCAACAATCTCCAAATAA
- the fusA gene encoding elongation factor G, with amino-acid sequence MAREFSLKNTRNIGIMAHIDAGKTTTTERILFYTGRTHKIGEVHEGAATMDWMEQEQERGITITSAATTAAWKGHRVNIIDTPGHVDFTVEVERSLRVLDGAVGVFSAKEGVEPQSETVWRQADRYGVPRIAYVNKMDIIGADFLNVVADMRDRLQANAVAIQLPIGAENDFLGIIDIVGQKAYMYKDDLGQNIEETEIPAEYKDKVEELRNELIEKVAELDEDLTMKYLEGEEITVEEIKAALRKGVVEVKIFPVICGSSYRNKGVQLMLDAVVDYLPAPIDVPSIQGHLEDGTEVERHSSDEEPFSALAFKIMTDPYVGKLTFFRVYSGVLQSGSYVLNATKGKRERIGRILQMHANSRQEITEVYSGDIAAAVGLKDTGTGDTLCDEKNPVILESMNFPDPVIEIAVEPKTKADQDKMAVALGKLTEEDPTLRASTNEETGQTILAGMGELHLDIIIDRMRREFKVETNVGKPQVAYRETFRAPARVEGKFVRQSGGRGQYGHVWVEFEPLEAGTGSQFESKVVGGSVPREYIGPALAGIEEQMKNGVLAGFPLVDVKATIVDGSYHDVDSNEMAFKIAGSMALKAAKDKCKPVLLEPIMKVEVTVPEEYMGDVMGMLNSRRGRIEGMDSRGGAQIIRAMVPLSEMFGYSTTLRSGTQGRGVFSMELHHYEEVPKSIAEEIVAKTKGGE; translated from the coding sequence ATGGCAAGAGAGTTCTCCTTGAAAAATACACGTAATATCGGGATCATGGCTCATATTGACGCGGGTAAAACCACAACAACAGAGCGGATCTTGTTCTACACAGGCCGTACGCACAAAATCGGTGAAGTTCACGAAGGTGCTGCGACAATGGACTGGATGGAACAAGAACAAGAGCGCGGAATCACGATTACTTCCGCTGCGACGACCGCTGCCTGGAAAGGTCACCGCGTCAATATCATTGACACCCCGGGGCACGTTGACTTCACTGTTGAAGTTGAACGTTCCCTTCGTGTATTGGACGGAGCAGTTGGTGTTTTCAGTGCGAAAGAAGGCGTTGAGCCTCAGTCTGAAACTGTATGGAGACAGGCTGATCGCTATGGCGTTCCACGGATCGCATATGTAAACAAAATGGACATTATTGGTGCCGACTTCTTGAACGTTGTAGCAGATATGCGTGATCGCCTTCAAGCGAACGCAGTTGCGATTCAACTTCCAATCGGTGCAGAAAATGACTTTTTAGGTATCATCGATATCGTTGGGCAAAAGGCTTATATGTACAAAGATGACCTTGGTCAAAATATCGAAGAAACCGAAATTCCTGCGGAATACAAAGACAAAGTCGAAGAACTCCGCAACGAATTGATTGAGAAGGTTGCCGAACTGGATGAAGATTTGACTATGAAATACCTTGAAGGCGAAGAGATCACGGTTGAAGAAATTAAAGCCGCTCTCCGCAAAGGTGTTGTAGAAGTTAAGATCTTCCCAGTTATCTGTGGATCTTCCTACCGTAACAAAGGTGTTCAGTTGATGCTGGACGCTGTTGTTGATTACCTGCCAGCTCCTATTGATGTACCAAGTATTCAAGGTCATCTGGAAGATGGAACGGAAGTTGAACGTCATTCTTCTGATGAAGAGCCTTTCTCCGCATTGGCCTTCAAAATTATGACGGACCCTTACGTTGGTAAATTGACATTCTTCCGCGTATATTCCGGTGTTCTTCAATCCGGTTCTTACGTATTGAATGCAACAAAAGGCAAACGTGAACGTATCGGACGTATTCTTCAAATGCACGCGAATAGCCGTCAAGAAATCACTGAAGTTTACTCCGGTGACATTGCGGCAGCCGTAGGTTTGAAAGATACAGGTACAGGTGATACACTGTGTGATGAGAAGAATCCTGTTATTCTCGAATCCATGAACTTCCCTGATCCGGTTATCGAAATCGCGGTTGAGCCTAAAACCAAAGCTGACCAAGACAAGATGGCAGTTGCACTCGGTAAGTTGACTGAAGAAGATCCAACTCTTCGCGCTTCTACTAACGAAGAAACTGGCCAAACTATCTTGGCAGGTATGGGTGAGCTTCACTTGGACATTATCATTGACCGTATGCGTCGTGAGTTCAAAGTGGAAACCAATGTTGGTAAACCGCAGGTAGCATACCGTGAAACATTCCGTGCTCCAGCACGTGTTGAAGGTAAGTTTGTTCGTCAATCCGGTGGTCGTGGTCAATATGGTCACGTATGGGTTGAGTTCGAACCACTCGAAGCAGGTACTGGTAGCCAGTTTGAAAGCAAGGTTGTCGGTGGCTCTGTTCCAAGAGAATACATCGGACCTGCACTTGCTGGTATTGAAGAGCAAATGAAAAACGGTGTCCTTGCAGGCTTCCCGCTTGTGGACGTTAAAGCTACAATTGTGGATGGATCATACCATGATGTCGATTCCAATGAAATGGCATTTAAAATTGCCGGTTCAATGGCGCTGAAAGCAGCGAAAGACAAATGTAAACCTGTATTGCTTGAACCGATTATGAAAGTTGAAGTAACGGTTCCAGAGGAATACATGGGTGACGTAATGGGTATGCTGAACTCCCGTCGTGGTCGGATTGAAGGTATGGATTCCCGTGGTGGTGCCCAAATTATTCGTGCAATGGTTCCATTGTCCGAAATGTTTGGATATTCCACTACACTTCGTTCCGGTACACAAGGACGCGGTGTGTTCTCCATGGAGCTTCATCACTATGAAGAAGTTCCGAAGAGCATTGCTGAAGAGATCGTTGCCAAAACCAAAGGCGGCGAGTAA
- the rpsG gene encoding 30S ribosomal protein S7, protein MPRKGPVTKRDVLPDPVYNSKLVTRLINRIMLDGKRGVAQSILYNAFKLIQERTGNDPMEVFEAAIKNIMPVLEVKARRVGGANYQVPIEVKPERRTSLGLRWLVNYSRNRGEKTMEERLAAEIIDASNNTGASVKKREDTHKMAEANKAFAHYRW, encoded by the coding sequence ATGCCACGCAAAGGTCCAGTTACCAAAAGAGACGTGTTGCCAGATCCGGTATACAACAGCAAGTTGGTTACTCGCTTGATCAACCGCATCATGCTCGACGGAAAACGAGGCGTTGCTCAAAGCATTCTGTATAATGCGTTCAAGCTTATCCAAGAACGTACGGGTAATGACCCGATGGAAGTATTTGAAGCAGCTATCAAGAATATCATGCCAGTCCTGGAAGTTAAAGCACGCCGTGTCGGCGGTGCCAACTACCAAGTACCAATCGAGGTAAAACCAGAAAGACGTACGTCCCTGGGATTACGTTGGCTCGTGAACTACTCCCGCAACCGCGGCGAGAAAACTATGGAAGAGCGTTTGGCGGCTGAGATTATCGATGCTTCCAACAACACAGGCGCTTCCGTGAAGAAACGTGAAGACACGCACAAAATGGCTGAAGCGAACAAAGCGTTTGCTCACTATCGTTGGTAG
- the rpsL gene encoding 30S ribosomal protein S12 encodes MPTINQLVRKGRQAKIEKSKSPALQKGFNALKREATDISAPQKRGVCTRVGTMTPKKPNSALRKYARVRLTNRVEVTAYIPGIGHNLQEHSVVLIRGGRVKDLPGVRYHIVRGALDTAGVNNRMQARSKYGAKRPKAKKS; translated from the coding sequence ATGCCAACTATTAACCAACTGGTTCGTAAAGGACGTCAAGCCAAAATCGAGAAATCGAAATCACCGGCTTTGCAAAAAGGTTTTAATGCCTTGAAACGTGAAGCTACCGACATCAGTGCCCCGCAAAAACGCGGAGTGTGCACTCGTGTAGGTACTATGACTCCGAAAAAACCGAACTCCGCACTTCGTAAATATGCCCGTGTTCGCTTGACGAACCGTGTAGAGGTGACTGCTTACATTCCAGGTATTGGACATAACCTTCAAGAACACAGCGTAGTGCTGATTCGCGGTGGTCGTGTAAAAGACCTTCCGGGTGTGCGTTACCACATCGTTCGCGGTGCTTTGGATACTGCAGGCGTAAACAACCGCATGCAAGCTCGTTCCAAATACGGCGCAAAACGCCCTAAAGCTAAAAAATCCTAA
- a CDS encoding ribosomal L7Ae/L30e/S12e/Gadd45 family protein, protein MSKEQGLQDAHVKIGTKQTIRMVELGFASEVYVAEDADQRFTSNIIDLCNKHGVKVTLVDTMKNLGAACGIEVGAAMAAIVKQ, encoded by the coding sequence ATGTCTAAAGAACAGGGACTGCAAGATGCTCATGTCAAAATCGGTACCAAACAAACCATTCGTATGGTAGAATTGGGCTTCGCCTCGGAAGTATATGTGGCAGAAGATGCAGATCAGCGTTTCACTTCCAACATCATTGATTTGTGCAATAAGCACGGGGTCAAAGTGACTCTCGTAGATACAATGAAAAATCTCGGAGCTGCATGCGGGATTGAAGTGGGAGCCGCGATGGCTGCTATCGTAAAACAATAG